A DNA window from Porphyromonas gingivalis ATCC 33277 contains the following coding sequences:
- a CDS encoding glycosyltransferase family 4 protein, which yields MNRIAFDAKRITSNATGLGNYSRFVVEALAAFHSEHRYYLCSPAKGNPALYSALQQREGIEWLLPEGRRMGGTFWRNFGVVPRLQKEGIDLFHGLSHELPLGIYGKGIATVVTIHDLIFIRYPHYYKPVDRLLYRLKYGHAARRADRVIAISEQTKRDVMEFFHVPADRIDVVYQGCSPAFGQATAEDESRAGERYALPERYLLYVGSIETRKNLRLAVEALAHCRDRHIRLVAVGKRTPYCAEVQQCAERLGVADRLIMLHDVPFAFLPGIYRGAEVFVYPSRFEGFGIPIVEALASGVPVVAATGSCLEEAGGPSSLYTDPDDAEMMASMLDRILSDSSLREKMIADGRAYIERFSPEAVAQSLMHVYDKVLQEKDLRSK from the coding sequence ATGAATCGTATAGCTTTTGATGCCAAGAGAATCACATCCAACGCCACCGGGTTGGGCAATTACAGCCGCTTCGTGGTCGAAGCCTTGGCCGCCTTTCACTCCGAACACCGCTACTACCTCTGTTCTCCCGCGAAGGGCAATCCGGCTCTGTACTCCGCCTTGCAGCAACGCGAGGGTATAGAATGGCTGCTTCCCGAAGGGCGACGTATGGGAGGAACGTTTTGGCGCAACTTCGGCGTGGTGCCTCGACTGCAAAAAGAGGGCATCGATCTCTTCCACGGTCTGAGCCACGAATTGCCACTCGGTATATACGGCAAGGGTATCGCCACGGTGGTAACGATCCACGACTTGATCTTCATTCGCTATCCGCACTATTATAAGCCTGTGGACAGGCTGCTGTATCGGCTCAAATACGGCCATGCTGCCCGTCGTGCCGACAGGGTGATAGCGATAAGCGAACAGACCAAGCGCGATGTGATGGAATTTTTCCACGTGCCTGCCGATCGGATCGATGTCGTCTATCAGGGTTGTTCGCCGGCTTTCGGACAGGCTACAGCGGAGGATGAGTCGAGAGCCGGAGAGCGGTATGCTTTGCCTGAGCGTTACCTGCTCTATGTGGGAAGTATCGAGACAAGGAAGAACCTCCGACTGGCTGTGGAGGCTTTGGCACATTGCCGTGACCGACATATTCGGCTCGTCGCCGTAGGGAAGCGCACGCCGTACTGTGCGGAGGTGCAGCAGTGTGCAGAGCGATTAGGTGTGGCAGACCGGCTCATCATGCTGCATGATGTCCCGTTTGCCTTCCTGCCGGGTATCTATCGCGGAGCAGAGGTATTCGTCTATCCTTCGCGCTTCGAGGGCTTTGGCATCCCGATCGTCGAAGCTTTGGCTTCAGGTGTGCCGGTCGTTGCTGCCACGGGTTCGTGTCTGGAAGAAGCCGGAGGCCCTTCGTCCCTGTACACCGACCCCGACGATGCCGAAATGATGGCATCCATGCTGGACAGGATCCTCTCCGACAGTTCTCTGCGCGAGAAGATGATAGCCGACGGACGTGCCTATATAGAACGTTTTTCGCCCGAAGCCGTAGCCCAATCCCTGATGCATGTGTATGACAAGGTCTTGCAGGAGAAAGACCTCCGGAGCAAATAA
- a CDS encoding lipopolysaccharide kinase InaA family protein, producing MLSYHTDIPTDLPLLRQAVEAIRREESGGAVPDSDRPRVIYEARNRLYAVRTAQGEQVVKSFRIPIAIQRVVYSFFRPSKAARSYRNAIRLGRCGIGTPRPSGYAIEREKGLLCRSYYVCESMHDCRDIRLSMQGVEGGEALLRALAGFIARMHRAGIHHIDLSPGNVLYRTDEKGEYSFYLIDLNRMKFYDKPIEGRKAYANFARLSFCPAVSKQLAEFYAEAQGLNTDGVVEGVQSESDRFFRSKVRKYARKALVREQKRMSRSAFRRAYIRYRSVRLIRKLTGCTRLFRIENDLYTSYLEVGDLRHTLKRAEGYSSPKNVQ from the coding sequence ATGCTCAGTTATCATACCGATATACCGACAGACCTGCCCCTCCTGAGGCAAGCCGTCGAAGCCATCCGCCGGGAAGAATCCGGCGGTGCCGTACCCGACTCCGATCGGCCGAGGGTGATATACGAGGCGCGCAACCGGCTTTACGCCGTCCGTACCGCACAGGGAGAGCAGGTGGTGAAGAGCTTCCGAATCCCTATTGCCATTCAGCGCGTGGTCTACTCATTTTTCCGCCCCTCGAAGGCTGCTCGCTCTTATCGCAACGCCATACGGCTGGGGCGATGCGGCATCGGCACTCCGCGACCGTCGGGCTATGCCATCGAACGCGAAAAAGGGCTTCTGTGCAGGAGCTACTACGTCTGCGAAAGCATGCACGACTGTCGGGATATTCGTCTCTCCATGCAGGGAGTGGAAGGAGGCGAGGCCTTGCTCCGTGCGCTGGCCGGATTCATCGCCCGAATGCACCGAGCAGGCATTCATCACATTGATTTATCGCCGGGCAACGTACTGTATCGGACAGACGAGAAAGGCGAGTATTCGTTCTACCTCATAGACCTGAACCGGATGAAGTTCTACGACAAGCCGATTGAGGGACGGAAAGCCTATGCCAATTTTGCACGTCTGAGCTTTTGTCCGGCAGTGAGCAAGCAGCTTGCCGAATTTTATGCAGAGGCGCAGGGTTTGAATACGGACGGAGTGGTCGAAGGGGTACAAAGCGAATCGGATCGGTTCTTCCGCAGCAAAGTCCGCAAGTATGCTCGCAAGGCATTGGTGCGCGAACAAAAGCGAATGAGCCGCTCCGCTTTCCGTCGGGCATATATCCGCTATCGCTCGGTACGCCTTATCCGAAAACTCACGGGCTGCACCCGTCTCTTCCGTATCGAGAACGATCTGTACACATCCTATCTTGAAGTGGGCGACCTGCGCCATACACTGAAAAGAGCCGAAGGATATTCCTCGCCGAAAAACGTTCAATAA
- a CDS encoding nucleotide pyrophosphatase/phosphodiesterase family protein, translating into MRQHLSLFPFILFLLLAFSYVGCRTVRQTPKQSERYVVVLSLDGFRPDYTDRARTPALDRMAQEGLSGSLQPCFPSLTFPNHYSMATGLYPDHHGIVANEFVDSLLGVFRISDRKAVETPGFWGGEPVWNTAARQGIRTGVYFWVGSETAVNGNRPWRWKKFSSTVPFRDRADSVIAWLGLPEKERPRLLMWYIEEPDMIGHSQTPESPLTLAMVERLDSVVGYFRKRLDSLPIAAQTDFIIVSDHGMATYENEKCVNLSHYLPADSFLYMATGAFTHLYPKPSYTERAYEILRAIPHISVYRKGEVPKRLRCGTNPRLGELVVIPDIGSTVFFAIDEDVRPGAAHGYDNQAPEMRALLRAVGPDFRPGSRVENLPNITIYPLICRLLGIEPAPNDADETLLNGLIRDKRP; encoded by the coding sequence ATGAGACAGCATTTATCTCTATTTCCTTTCATCCTGTTTCTGCTTCTTGCCTTCTCTTATGTCGGTTGCAGAACAGTCCGACAAACACCTAAGCAGTCGGAACGGTACGTCGTAGTCCTGTCATTGGACGGCTTCCGGCCGGACTATACCGATCGGGCACGTACACCGGCGTTGGATCGGATGGCACAGGAGGGATTGAGCGGGTCGCTCCAACCATGCTTCCCCTCGCTTACATTTCCCAATCATTACAGCATGGCTACGGGGCTTTACCCCGATCATCACGGTATCGTAGCCAATGAGTTTGTGGATTCGCTACTGGGCGTTTTTCGTATATCCGACCGAAAAGCCGTGGAGACCCCCGGATTTTGGGGCGGCGAGCCGGTTTGGAATACGGCCGCACGCCAAGGCATCCGTACCGGTGTCTACTTTTGGGTAGGATCCGAAACGGCTGTGAACGGAAATCGGCCGTGGCGGTGGAAAAAATTCTCCTCCACCGTTCCGTTTCGTGACCGCGCCGACTCCGTCATCGCGTGGCTCGGACTGCCCGAAAAGGAGCGACCGCGCTTGCTCATGTGGTACATCGAGGAGCCGGATATGATCGGACACAGCCAAACGCCCGAAAGCCCGCTGACACTGGCAATGGTAGAGCGGTTGGACAGTGTGGTCGGCTATTTCCGCAAGCGGTTGGACTCTCTGCCCATAGCCGCACAGACCGACTTCATCATAGTATCCGATCACGGTATGGCCACGTACGAAAATGAGAAATGCGTCAATCTGTCGCATTATCTGCCTGCAGACAGCTTCCTCTACATGGCCACCGGGGCCTTCACCCACTTGTACCCGAAGCCCTCCTATACCGAGCGAGCCTATGAGATCCTGCGGGCCATTCCACATATATCGGTTTACCGCAAGGGGGAGGTACCCAAGCGTTTGCGCTGTGGCACCAATCCTCGTTTGGGCGAACTGGTCGTGATTCCGGACATAGGCTCCACCGTCTTTTTCGCAATAGATGAAGACGTTCGTCCGGGAGCGGCACATGGCTATGACAACCAAGCACCGGAAATGCGGGCTTTACTCCGGGCTGTCGGGCCCGATTTCCGTCCGGGCAGTAGGGTGGAAAACCTGCCGAATATCACCATCTATCCGCTCATATGCAGGCTGTTGGGTATAGAGCCTGCACCCAACGATGCGGACGAAACGTTGCTGAACGGCCTGATCCGAGACAAACGACCATGA
- a CDS encoding DUF4924 family protein — MIIAREKRRNNIAEYVLYMWQIEDLIRANELNMQRLRATVIAQYRQDTKTTAEIDRWYAELVEMMLTEGVRKQGHINIVRIAIMQMEEIHSRLMADPKEMIYQGLYYQVLPAIVQLRAKSAGSNTGEIETCLTAIYGLLTLRLQKKEVSEETLASIKQMSTLLSVLSEKFAAREEGTDEALL, encoded by the coding sequence ATGATCATAGCAAGGGAAAAACGGCGCAACAATATCGCCGAGTACGTCCTCTACATGTGGCAGATAGAGGATCTTATACGTGCCAACGAACTGAATATGCAGCGGCTTCGCGCCACTGTAATTGCCCAATACCGGCAAGATACGAAGACGACCGCCGAGATAGACCGCTGGTATGCCGAGCTGGTCGAGATGATGCTGACCGAGGGAGTTCGCAAGCAGGGGCATATCAATATCGTTCGCATAGCCATCATGCAAATGGAAGAGATACACTCACGACTGATGGCGGACCCCAAAGAGATGATTTATCAAGGACTCTACTATCAGGTGCTCCCTGCCATCGTACAGCTTAGAGCCAAGAGTGCAGGGAGCAATACGGGAGAGATAGAGACTTGCCTGACTGCCATATACGGTCTGCTGACCCTGCGTTTGCAGAAAAAGGAAGTGAGCGAAGAGACGCTCGCCAGTATCAAACAAATGAGTACGCTCCTCTCCGTCCTGTCCGAAAAGTTTGCCGCCCGGGAGGAAGGTACAGATGAGGCTCTCCTTTGA
- the hemH gene encoding ferrochelatase, which translates to MADRRRTDDNKGAREVVLLLNIGSPDSPEVKDVARYLNSFLTDRRIITLPFLLRQLLVRGIITPFRKKSSAQKYRTVWDESTRSFPLISHTKAIARALAHTGRDVHVAMRYGKPTVADVLKELPHGRSLVVLPLFPHYAMSSYETAVEHCKAEIRRLCPNLSFRVVQPFYAHEAYIRVLADNIRPYLTKPFDKLILSYHGIPRDHLDKTTRQALDLRHPEGCCTEEDPTANVCYRYQTYRTTALIREALCLAEEQVEQVFQSRVGHTEWLRPYLIERLSAWPQEETKRILIACPSFVCDCLESLEEVADHGQSIFKKAGGADFTYIPCLNSGANWIDALRNILEE; encoded by the coding sequence ATGGCAGATCGTAGAAGAACCGATGACAATAAGGGTGCGAGAGAGGTGGTATTGCTGCTGAATATCGGCTCGCCGGACAGCCCTGAGGTGAAGGACGTGGCGCGCTACCTCAATTCTTTTCTGACCGACAGGAGGATCATCACCTTGCCTTTTCTCCTGAGACAGCTACTCGTGAGAGGTATCATCACTCCTTTCAGAAAGAAAAGTTCGGCACAAAAATATCGGACCGTTTGGGACGAAAGCACCCGGTCTTTCCCCCTCATATCGCATACGAAAGCCATAGCCCGGGCACTGGCACATACGGGCAGAGATGTCCATGTAGCCATGCGCTACGGCAAGCCGACTGTGGCCGATGTGCTGAAGGAGCTGCCACACGGCCGAAGCCTCGTCGTCCTCCCGCTCTTCCCGCACTACGCCATGAGCAGCTACGAGACGGCCGTGGAGCATTGCAAGGCCGAAATCCGGCGCCTTTGTCCGAATCTTTCCTTCCGCGTCGTGCAGCCTTTCTACGCGCACGAAGCCTATATTCGTGTCCTTGCCGATAACATCAGACCCTATCTGACGAAGCCTTTCGACAAGCTCATCCTTTCCTATCACGGCATCCCTCGCGATCATTTGGACAAGACCACCCGACAGGCTTTGGACCTCCGGCATCCCGAAGGATGCTGCACGGAGGAGGATCCTACGGCAAACGTCTGCTACCGCTATCAGACTTACAGGACGACGGCTCTCATCCGCGAGGCACTCTGCTTGGCCGAGGAGCAGGTGGAGCAGGTGTTCCAGTCACGTGTAGGCCATACCGAATGGCTGCGCCCCTATTTGATCGAACGACTGTCCGCTTGGCCTCAAGAGGAAACAAAACGTATCCTCATAGCCTGCCCCTCCTTCGTGTGCGACTGTCTGGAGAGCCTCGAAGAAGTAGCCGATCATGGACAAAGCATTTTCAAAAAAGCAGGAGGTGCGGACTTCACTTACATCCCCTGTCTCAATAGCGGGGCGAATTGGATCGATGCTCTCCGAAACATTTTAGAGGAATAA
- the gpmA gene encoding 2,3-diphosphoglycerate-dependent phosphoglycerate mutase yields the protein MKRIVLIRHGESLWNKENRFTGWTDVDLSEKGIEEAKKAGELMKKEGFQFTKAYTSYLKRAVKTLNGVLDVMDLDWIPVEKTWRLNEKHYGMLQGLNKAETAEKYGDEQVLIWRRSYDVPPTPMEKEDPRSPFMDPRYKGVCEKDLPLTEALCDTVNRILPYWNETIFPTLKEHDEVLVAAHGNSLRGIIKVLKNISDEDIISLNLPTAVPYVFEFDDNLRLVKDYFLGDPEEIKKLMEAVANQGKKK from the coding sequence ATGAAAAGAATAGTATTGATTCGCCACGGCGAAAGCTTGTGGAACAAGGAAAATCGCTTTACGGGATGGACAGATGTGGATTTGTCCGAAAAAGGTATTGAAGAAGCCAAGAAAGCCGGCGAGCTCATGAAGAAAGAAGGCTTTCAGTTTACCAAAGCCTATACTTCCTATCTCAAACGTGCCGTCAAGACCCTGAACGGTGTCCTCGATGTAATGGACTTGGATTGGATACCGGTGGAGAAGACCTGGCGTCTGAACGAGAAGCACTACGGCATGCTGCAAGGCCTCAACAAGGCCGAGACTGCCGAGAAGTACGGAGATGAACAGGTACTCATCTGGCGTCGCAGCTACGATGTTCCCCCTACGCCTATGGAGAAAGAGGATCCGCGCTCTCCGTTCATGGATCCGCGCTACAAAGGTGTGTGCGAGAAAGACCTGCCACTGACAGAAGCTCTCTGCGACACGGTAAATCGTATCCTCCCCTACTGGAACGAGACCATATTCCCTACACTCAAGGAGCATGACGAGGTATTGGTAGCGGCTCACGGCAACAGTCTGCGTGGTATCATCAAGGTGCTGAAAAACATTTCGGACGAAGACATCATCAGCCTGAACCTCCCGACAGCCGTGCCTTACGTTTTTGAATTTGACGACAATCTCCGGCTGGTGAAAGACTATTTCCTCGGCGATCCCGAAGAAATCAAAAAGCTGATGGAGGCAGTAGCCAATCAGGGCAAGAAGAAGTAA
- a CDS encoding polysaccharide biosynthesis C-terminal domain-containing protein gives MGIVERQSIKGTLVSYAGAFIGFLTTFLIITEFLTPKEVGLTRNIVEAATLISSFALLGLNSSAFRFYPYFHSESGEASPDGVRDNGYFYYMMAIALIGGVLMTLLMLLAKGPFVTMFSRNSPELVDFYYSIVPLFVFMLFWSVFELYATQLMRIAVPKLIREVVLRLMLIVVYLLYAFRWVSLEVFIAIFIAAYAACMLLLLAYIRRIGKVNLRHNRGFLTPELKRNFLRYTLFYVVASIGSKLSSRLDLFMVSSLDKGGLDSGGIFSIAFYMVAVVEIPSRSLLSVSSPLMADAMKRNDLVKADELFKRVSLHQLLSGGLIFLLIWFNIDSIFSILPNGHLYAAGKYVVFYLGIAKMIEISLNYGNPIVSCSKYYHWNLYYTFLVTILAVLTNLWLIPVLGINGAAIATLLTTLLSYGVQQFMISQKLHASPFSPALFRLLALFALLFGANALIPHVDSPWLDIPLRSIPIGVGALVAVYAMRLSPEFNRAIDKYLRRR, from the coding sequence ATGGGGATTGTCGAACGCCAGAGTATCAAAGGAACCCTCGTCAGCTATGCAGGTGCTTTCATCGGCTTCCTGACCACTTTCCTTATTATCACCGAATTTCTTACCCCCAAGGAAGTCGGTCTGACCCGTAATATCGTCGAAGCCGCTACGCTGATCAGCAGTTTTGCACTCCTCGGGCTTAACTCCTCTGCCTTCCGATTCTACCCCTACTTCCATAGTGAGAGCGGAGAAGCCTCCCCCGATGGAGTTCGAGACAATGGTTACTTCTACTACATGATGGCGATAGCCCTTATCGGAGGAGTACTTATGACCCTTTTGATGCTGCTGGCCAAAGGCCCCTTCGTGACCATGTTCAGTCGCAATAGCCCCGAACTGGTGGACTTTTACTATAGTATCGTCCCCTTGTTCGTCTTCATGCTCTTTTGGTCTGTCTTCGAACTCTACGCCACACAACTGATGCGAATAGCCGTGCCCAAGCTGATCCGCGAGGTAGTGCTCAGGCTGATGCTGATCGTCGTTTATCTGCTCTATGCCTTTCGATGGGTCAGTCTGGAAGTTTTCATCGCCATATTTATTGCAGCCTATGCCGCATGTATGCTCTTGCTGTTGGCTTATATCCGGCGAATCGGCAAGGTCAATCTCCGTCACAATCGGGGCTTTCTGACACCGGAGCTGAAGCGCAATTTTCTCCGCTACACCCTCTTCTATGTCGTAGCCAGCATAGGCAGCAAGCTCAGCAGCCGCTTGGATCTCTTCATGGTCAGCTCTCTGGACAAGGGCGGATTGGATTCGGGTGGTATTTTCTCTATTGCTTTCTATATGGTAGCCGTGGTGGAAATACCCTCCAGATCCCTGCTCAGCGTCTCTTCTCCCTTGATGGCCGACGCCATGAAACGGAACGATCTGGTCAAAGCCGACGAACTCTTCAAGCGCGTCTCGTTGCATCAGCTTCTTTCCGGTGGCCTTATCTTCTTGCTTATTTGGTTCAATATCGACAGCATCTTCTCCATCCTCCCGAACGGTCACCTCTATGCCGCCGGCAAATATGTGGTTTTCTATTTGGGAATCGCTAAGATGATCGAAATCTCGCTGAACTACGGCAATCCGATCGTGAGCTGTTCCAAGTATTATCACTGGAATCTTTACTATACTTTCCTCGTCACCATTCTGGCCGTGCTCACCAATCTGTGGCTGATCCCTGTTTTGGGAATCAACGGAGCGGCCATTGCCACGCTCCTGACCACGCTGCTGAGCTATGGCGTACAGCAGTTTATGATCAGCCAGAAGCTGCATGCTTCGCCCTTTTCTCCGGCCCTTTTCCGTCTGTTGGCTCTCTTCGCCCTCCTTTTTGGTGCCAATGCCTTGATACCTCATGTCGATTCTCCCTGGCTCGATATACCCCTTCGTTCCATCCCCATCGGAGTAGGGGCACTTGTGGCAGTCTATGCCATGCGCCTGTCTCCCGAGTTCAATAGAGCCATAGACAAATATCTCCGTCGCCGATGA
- a CDS encoding IMPACT family protein encodes MAEDSYLTISAPSEAQYTEKRSRFLAFAYPVKSEEEALSLVADLRRRYFDARHVCWAYKLGTKGERTRSNDDGEPSGTAGKPILGQITSLGLTQVFVAVVRYFGGVKLGTSGLIVAYREAAREALEAADRKEEILYEELTIAFEYPLLGEVMRLVKDAGASIRSQDFVENCRLTVSLRGNDAAILRDRLSAIYGVALVQDEDFLNG; translated from the coding sequence ATGGCCGAAGATTCCTACCTCACGATCAGTGCTCCATCGGAAGCACAGTACACGGAGAAACGCAGCCGCTTCCTGGCTTTCGCCTATCCTGTAAAGTCGGAAGAGGAGGCCCTGTCGCTTGTGGCCGATCTGCGTCGCCGCTACTTCGATGCACGCCATGTATGCTGGGCATACAAGCTGGGAACCAAAGGCGAACGCACACGATCCAACGACGACGGAGAGCCATCGGGGACTGCCGGCAAACCCATCCTCGGGCAGATCACCTCATTGGGGCTTACGCAGGTATTCGTCGCAGTGGTGCGCTACTTCGGAGGTGTCAAGCTGGGCACGAGCGGTCTTATCGTTGCTTATCGCGAAGCGGCTCGCGAAGCCCTCGAAGCAGCCGACCGGAAGGAAGAGATCCTGTATGAAGAACTGACTATCGCCTTCGAATATCCTTTGCTGGGAGAAGTGATGCGACTGGTGAAAGATGCCGGAGCCTCCATCCGTTCGCAGGATTTTGTCGAGAATTGCAGGCTTACCGTCAGCCTTCGCGGCAACGATGCCGCCATCCTGCGAGATCGCCTCTCAGCCATCTACGGCGTCGCCCTCGTCCAAGACGAAGATTTTCTCAACGGTTGA
- the mgtE gene encoding magnesium transporter, which translates to MDFTKEYLHNLREIIDQKRDADALDLMSKLHPEDIAALYDELDLDEAVYLYLLLDGEKAGLVLLELDEDERNKVLERIPSETIAGKFVGNMETDDAAELIRELDEDQQDEILSQVTDIEQAGDIIDLLKYEDDTAGSLMGTEMIIVNENWSMPKCIEEMRLQAEDVDEIYYVYVIDDEERLKGVLPLKKLITSPSASKIKYVMKTEPISVKDNDPIEEVAEKIEKYDLVALPVVDSIGRLVGRITIDDVIDEIREQHERDYQLASGISQDIEASDKVYMQTAARLPWLLIGMAGGLANSILLGGFDSLFAANPKMALFIPLIGGTGGNVGIQSSAIVVQGLANNSLKQAKLWSLIAKEVVVALINASIISLVVFLFNYFFLGDVLVMSAVSISLFSVVLFASIFGTMVPMLLDRLKIDPAIATGPFITITNDLIGMMIYMLVATLLAQAL; encoded by the coding sequence ATGGACTTCACGAAAGAATATCTTCACAATCTTCGCGAGATCATCGACCAAAAGCGCGATGCGGATGCTCTCGACCTGATGAGCAAGCTCCACCCCGAGGATATTGCGGCTCTCTATGACGAGCTGGATCTGGACGAGGCTGTCTACCTCTACCTCCTGCTCGATGGAGAAAAGGCCGGTCTCGTACTCTTGGAGCTGGATGAAGATGAGCGAAACAAGGTCCTCGAAAGGATTCCTTCCGAGACCATCGCCGGAAAATTTGTCGGCAACATGGAGACCGACGATGCGGCCGAGCTGATTCGTGAGCTGGACGAAGACCAGCAAGACGAGATTCTCAGTCAGGTGACCGATATAGAGCAGGCCGGAGATATTATCGATCTGCTCAAGTACGAAGACGATACAGCCGGTAGCCTCATGGGTACCGAGATGATAATCGTCAATGAGAACTGGAGTATGCCCAAATGTATCGAAGAGATGCGTTTGCAGGCAGAGGATGTGGACGAGATATACTACGTCTATGTCATCGACGATGAAGAACGGCTCAAAGGAGTGCTGCCACTGAAGAAACTGATCACCAGCCCTTCCGCTTCCAAGATCAAGTATGTGATGAAGACCGAGCCTATTTCCGTCAAAGACAATGACCCGATCGAAGAAGTCGCGGAGAAGATAGAGAAGTACGACCTCGTGGCTCTGCCGGTGGTGGACAGTATCGGTCGTTTGGTAGGCCGGATCACCATCGACGATGTGATCGACGAAATTCGCGAACAGCACGAGCGCGACTATCAGCTTGCATCGGGTATTTCGCAAGATATAGAAGCATCGGATAAGGTCTATATGCAGACCGCAGCACGCCTGCCGTGGCTTCTCATCGGCATGGCGGGAGGACTGGCCAACTCCATCCTCTTGGGAGGATTCGACTCCCTCTTTGCCGCCAATCCCAAGATGGCCCTCTTCATTCCGCTCATTGGCGGCACAGGCGGCAATGTGGGCATCCAGTCTTCGGCCATCGTGGTACAGGGGCTGGCAAACAATAGTCTGAAGCAGGCCAAGCTCTGGAGTCTCATAGCCAAGGAAGTCGTCGTAGCCCTGATCAATGCCTCTATCATCAGCCTTGTCGTCTTCCTGTTCAACTACTTTTTCCTCGGTGACGTCCTCGTCATGTCTGCCGTCTCCATCAGCCTCTTTTCCGTCGTATTGTTCGCCAGCATATTCGGGACTATGGTGCCGATGCTGCTGGATCGATTGAAGATAGACCCGGCCATAGCCACCGGCCCCTTTATCACCATTACGAATGACCTCATCGGGATGATGATCTATATGCTTGTGGCCACGCTGCTTGCTCAGGCCTTGTAA
- a CDS encoding DUF1661 domain-containing protein: protein MREFFHSRTKTKKFPNHVFGRGEPTILRTRCEQSVDDDL, encoded by the coding sequence GTGCGGGAATTTTTTCATTCCCGAACCAAAACGAAAAAGTTCCCGAACCACGTTTTTGGGCGTGGAGAACCGACGATTTTACGAACGCGATGTGAGCAAAGTGTCGATGATGACCTCTGA